DNA sequence from the Armigeres subalbatus isolate Guangzhou_Male chromosome 1, GZ_Asu_2, whole genome shotgun sequence genome:
CCTTGCTTCAAAATTTTTGATCCTATTGATATTTTATGAATTTACTTAAATGTTCGTTCGGTAAAtcctccagacattttttcgtaaaaaaatacCCAGGAATTGATTCGGTTAGTCATCCagcataccttcaaaaattccttcagaaattctatcATAAGTTTTTCTTCGTCCAGTGACTCATTACAAAATTCCTCaaagattttttcgaaaatctttcGCAAGAAACTCTAGAAATACCTCTAGAAAccctcagaaattcttttgaaaatactctaattttctttcagaaggtattttagcaatactttcagaaattcctccaggtcttcttcttattggcattacatccctcgcTGAATCATtgttgcctcgcagcttaatgttcattgagTACTTCTGAAGTTATTAGGTTTTGTATGCCAAATGCTCAGAtcaaaaaacttcaacgatTAGCGGCCATCTCAATTACAGGTGCAATGAGCAGTACACTCGTCATCAAGTGTACTAAATGCTTTACTGTACATGCTTCCTCTGCATCAAATTGTACAATTAGAAGCTGAAAATAGTGCTTTAAGGAACAGAAGATCCAAAAACGTCTTAGGGGGTGACCTTAAGGGCCATCTTAGCATTCTAAAAAACTTCAGTATAAACTCCCTAGTACTAAACAATGAAGACTGAATGGAAAAAAAGTACAATTTCAATCGACTGTTCAAAGTAATTGATCCTGGGCGCAATTCATGGTTAAATGGAGGACCGAAACTTCGCTCAAGATCAATTACGTTTTATACAGGCGATTCAAAACTGATCAACCAAGTGGGAGCAGGAGTTACTGGCCCTGAGATAGACATATCGATTCCCATGGGAAGTTGGCCATCCCTATTCCCAGCGGAAGTTCACGCAATTCTAGAGTGTTCTGTAATATGTTTGCGTAGAAATTACAGACACTCACAGATATGCATAATGTCCGACAGCCAAGCAGTTTTGAATGCTCTAAAGTCGGCAACATgcacttcaaaacaagtttgggaatgcattcagTCCCTCCAAAAACTGTCTTGTCGCAACCAAGTCAATCTATATTGgattccaggacactgtggaatAGATGGTAACGAAAAAGCCGATATGCTGGTGAGACTCGGATCATCAAGTCGGTTTACAGGACCGGAACCTTTTTGCAGCTTGCCAACTTCTTCTCTTAGTATGGACCTGAAGGTATGGGAatctatgaaaataaaaaccaatTTTAGGAACACAACCAACAGGCAATCGAAACGCTTTATCACTCAAAATGTTTCCATGACTCGCAACATTTTAGAATTATTTAAAAGAGACCTAAGCACTTTTACGGATCTCATTATAGGTCATTGTCCGAGCCGATATCATTTGAAGCTTATagggaaacttcaaaatgatcTATATCGCTTCTGTTACATAGAGAAAGAAGATTCAGACCATCTGTTAAATCGTTGTTCGACAATTTTTTGATCAAGCTGAAAGTGAGGAGGGAAAAAGAAGAATTTAAAATTGTgatatttttctttattattgtttttccttattccttctaccTCTTTCTctgtttcttattccttcttccttccttcttctcccttttcctccttccttttttctttatccatctttcttttttctttttccgacttctttttttgcttcttcttttttcatctttcttcttccttcatcctttttcttttttctttcttccttctttttttccctccttttttccttcctttttttcattttcctaccgcTTCCTTGTTCTTTACTTCCATAATATACTTCCTTCAtcattctttcttatttcttctaacttatttcttcttcctctacccttcttcaattttccttccttcacctttcttttccttctttcatcttctttcatattttttccttatttcttaatatttttacttctcccttctgccattatcttacttccttcttcctctttcttctatcttcttcctctttcttctatcttcttccttcttccttcttcattctcccttctttcttctttcttctcttatcctccttcttccttcacttCTTCAATtatcatctcacttctcaccccttctgctgttttcctcactaccctctctttcttctcattcctaaaCTATCACAACTCACGTCTCACCACTTGCGTCTAACTTTCCATATCTCTTTCTCCATTACTTACttcaaacaaatcatttatcacttctcattactcatttttTCAACTCTGTACTCACATCATGACTTCTAAGTTCTCATGTTCActattcactattcactttcacaaattgaaataatgcatagtagggtggttcaaaaaatcgattttgctccacaacgccCATTCCATTGTGACTCATGTTCTGGATGACCTCCGAAAATTTTATCTGATTTGGGTAAAAACTTATCACAAGAGCATAATCGATTCTTTCAACTTTGCGCGGATAGTATCCATATAGCCAAATTTCCCATatcatgaaaaaatcaaaaaaaatttcgGCATCAAATTGTTTTCCACACGAGTCACAGTTCAATTATATTCGAGAGCGATCTGATTCCTGAatataatacctggtttacagttcctgtttgagtgataaaactggctacttttccataccaatgaaatgggtgctttaatgaccattatgcaactcaaatgagttgtataaaatccattatgcaactcatttgggtgctataatgaaaatgcaacatcagaacagtagttacatgactacattttgctgcaTAAGCTTGGGtatgtgttcaaatagtgtattctctgcgtcgcgttataaatgaaatagtttgataaaCATGACGTCAAATTTTTTCTAAGGACAATTCATTTATCGCTTCGCTGTTGGTCGAGCTATGCAAATTGGGAAGATAAAATAGAACCCAATTGTTCTATAGAAAtatgatttattggcaagaatgatcttatgaagtaaattagactgtataAATTTGGTACAGGTTTAAGTCAGGttttcatattaaagcccatttttcgttattgaaaaaaataacgtttgtaacacgttgcaaaactcgattttttcagcactcgtagtatttatccaactcggcaagcctcgttggataaatatACAAATCGtgcagaaaaaatcatctttttgaaactagttgcacaaactaatattttcaaaacgtTTTATAGAATAAATGCTTATTTGTATATTCCTATGAAAAACTTATTCAGGCACATCGCGCAGAACCTTTTTACATTCACCTTATTGAAGTATTGGTGGCCGAGCCTTACTTGTTGTTTACATTCTAATAAAAGAGATTGTATCGAGATCGGTTTAACAAAACTGCTCGAAAACAGGCTATTTTTCACTACATACCTTTTAGTGCACCCACACATACACAAATACACATTTATAAACACGGGTATGTGCCAAAAACACACGATCAGACCGATTCAACtactcgagctgagtcgaattgtATTTGAGTTTGTATACCACAACACTTCTAACGGAAAATAGGTTCTGGTGTCAAATGAGAACCTTTTAGTAAAACTTAGTTATAAAAACGGCTAAACATCGAATCCAATGACCGGGCGCAGATTTGCGCAAGTCGTCAATGTGATATCCTAAAACTAGGCAAAAAATGCTACAAAATGATATAGAGAACGACCATTTTAGCCCTTTCCTTCctagttaaaaatcaaattgaattttattatcaatttccatatattttctaTGGGACAAGAAAAAACACATCAAAACAGCTCAACTTAGAAAAATCCTGGTAATCTCATTTTTCatccaatatttttgaaattttttctgatgATTCTCGAAGTATTATAGAAGacggaaaatatgaaaaaaatgtgataccaggaaaaatttttttttgggtttttgccATCGCGAAATCACTGTGCAGCGGTCAGATATCGAGGTTTACGGAATCGGGCAAGCTAACATGAAAGTGAAGCACAAGGTCACAGCCACCTTAAAATCGCGAGTAACAGGGTTCTCGCGAAAGATGGAATTTCTATTATTACCGAAGGTGACAGCAAATCTTCCAATAGCCAATGTGGACATGGCTGGATGGGAAGTTCCAGTCGGCGTAGAATTGGCAGATCCAGCCTTTTTTACATCCAAGACTGTCGACCTGGTGTTAGGAATACAACACTTCTTCACTTTCTTCAATAACGGAAACGAGGTTAGTCTTGGAGAAGGTTTTCCTACGCTCACGGAGTCGGTATTCGGATGGGTGGTATCCGGATGTGTAAATGGGTTGCACAGTAACCACCGCATATCCTGCAATATAGCAGTCAGTCTAGAGGAGTTACTGACTCGATTCTGGTCATGTGAGGAAGTGGATGCACCAAATAATTATTCCCCGGAGGAAACACGTTGCGAAGACCAGTATATACAATCAGTTCGAAGGGACTGTGATGGGCGATATACTGTGTCCCTTCCAAAAGATAAAGCTGCACTTGAAAGGTTGGGTGAATCAAGAGATATTGCCTTCCGGCGGTTCCAAAGTCTGGAACGTAGACTGCTAAAGGAACCAGAACTGCGTATTCAATATCGAAAGTTTATGGAAGACTACCTGGAGTTAGGTCACATGCGCAAGGTGGAAGAGCAGCTGGGAAGCAATGAAGGGATTCGTTGTTACTTACCTCATCATCCTGTAGTCAAGGAGGAAAGCACCACAACCAAGGTCCGAGTAGTATTTGATGCATCGTGTAAAACGATAACAGGGACGTCGCTCAACGATACGCTGCTGGCGGGACCGGTCATCCAGGATGATCTTCGGTCAATTATCCTGCGGAGCAGAACAACGCAAATCATGGTGGTTTCGGacgttgaaaaaatgtttcgacAAATTCGAATTAGCAAGGAGGACACCCCACTACAAAGTATTTTGTGGCGAACGGATCCTAGTGAGATCATTAGTACATACGAGCTTACTACGGTGACGTATGGTACAAAACCGGCCCCATTCCTTGCTACTAGGACATTGAAGCAACTAGCGATGGACGAGCAAATACGCTACCCGATGGCGGCCAAAGCGGCTACGGAAGATGTTTATATGGACGACGTTATAAGTGGCGCGGATAACCCAGAGGAAGCATTAGAGATGCGTATTCAATTGGATGAAATGACACAGAGAGGTGGATTCCGTTTGAGAAAATGGGCGTCAAACTGCCCATTGGTGCTGCGGGGCATACCAGAGACAGACTTAGCGATAGTGAAGGTAGAAGGAGTAGAGCTAGATCCTGACCCAGCTGTAAGAACTCTAGGGCTAGTATGGCATCCAGGAGCAGATGCCCTGAAATTCCGTTTCAAGATTCCCGAGACAAGCAGAACCGAGATTTTGTCAAAGCGAAGAGTTCTGTCAGTCATTGCGACATTATTCGATCCGTTAGGTCTGATAGGACCAGTAATCACATCAGCAAAAGTATTTATGCAGCTGTTATGGTGCTTGGAAGAcgagaaaggaagaaaattaGATTGGGACCAGCCATTACCATCTGTTGTGGATACCGAGTGGCGTAATTTCCAAGCACAGCTGCCACAACTGAACAAACTGGTTATCGATCGCTGTGTGATCCAGCCAAAAGCAGCAAATGTAGAGATGCATATATTTTGTGATGCATCAGTGCAAGCATACGGTGCTTGTGCTTATACAAGAAGCGTGAGTTCGTCTGGAAATGTTAAGGTGGTGTTACTGACGTCAAAATCCAAGGTGGCACCATTAAAGTGCCAATCCATTCCAAGGTTGGAACTATGCGGAGCATTATTGGCAGCGCAGCTTTCAGAAAGGATCCTGGAAGCGATAAGGATGGATGTGGAAGTGTTTTTCTGGACAGATTCAACTTGTGTCTTGCAGTGGATAAAAGCTGTCCCATCAACATGGACAACCTTTGTGGCCAACCGTGTGGCAAAAATTCAAGGATTGTCGGAGAAGCGAATCTGGCGTCACGTTTCCGGAAATCTGAACCCTGCTGACTTAATTTCCCGTGGGGTTAAACCGGACCAACTTAAAGGGTGCAGCCTCTGGTGGAAAGGTCCGCCTTGACTCTGGACTGATAAAGATACCTGGCCAATTCAAGGCAACTCGCTAATATCAGAAGAAGTGGCCAAAGAAGGTCGTCGAACGACAGCTCACTGCACAAATCAACAGGAAGACTTCAGTAGCTGGTACGTACAGAAATTCTCAAATTTCACGGATCTGGTGAGATGTACTGCTTACTGGCTACGATTGATGGATATCTTGAGGAAAGTTGAACCTACCAAGCGACGATACGGTGTGCTCCAAGTATCAGAACTACGGGAAGCTGAATATGTGGTCATTCGTCGTATGCAACAAAACGTGTTCAATGGGGAGTGGAAGGTACTTTCGGCAGGTGGTACGGTAGCCAGAAGCTCGCCATTACGCTGGTTTCATCCTAGGCTGTCACAGGACAGACTTATTCGTGTTGGAGGTCGATTAGAACATTCATCAGAACGTGAAGGTACCAAGCATCCGATTGTCCTACCAGCAAAGCATCCGTTCACCAAAAGGCTTTTGGAACACTATTATCATAAATTACTTCATGCAGGACCACAGCTGCTACTGGGTGCAATTAGATTACAATATTGGCCACTAGGCGGCCGCAGTGTGGCAAGAGAAGTAGTGCACCAATGTATCCGATGCTTCCGAGTAAAACCGAAGACAGTTGAACAGTTCATGGGAGAACTTCCAGCGGCTCGTGTAACTGTATCAAGACCATTCTCCAACACCGGTGTGGATTATTTCGGTCCAGTATACGTTCGGCTGACACCGCGTAGAGCTGCTGTGAAGGCGTATGTGGCAATATTTATCTGTATGTGTACCAAGGCGGTGCATCTCGAGTTGGTAACGGATCTGTCAACCGAAAGATTCATTCAAGCATTACGCAGATTCATTGGTAGACGAGGAAGGGTTACTGATATCTATTCGGATAATGGAACCAACTTTGTTGGTGCCCGTAATCAGATAAAGCAATTGTTTGTGCTACTAAAAAGCAGGGAACATCACGAGACGGTAGCTAGGGAATGCACCAAGGACGAAATTCAGTGGCACTTCAATCCTCCGAGTGCTCCACACTTCGGAGGTCTTTGGGAGGCAGCAGTGAGATCTGCGAAATTCCATTTGCTCAGAGTTCTTGGAGAGCAAGTGCTGACATTTGAAGATATGAACACACTTTTAGTACAAGTTGAAGCTTGTTTAAATTCAAGACCGTTGACTGCAATGTCAGACGACCCGAACGATTTGGAACCTTTAACCCCAGGACATTTCCTGATTGGAGCCTCGTTGCATCAACTACCAGACCGGGATTTTTCATCAGTTCCAATAAATAGGCTTTCCCAGATTCAGGTGGCACAAAAAATTTGCAGGAGTTATGGAAAAGATGGCGACGAGAGTACTTGTCGCAATTACAAGGCAGAACGAAGCGTTGGCGTCCAGCAGTCCCAATATCAATAGGCCAACTAATCGTCATTCGTGAAGATAACGTGCCAGCAATCAGGTGGAAAATGGGAAGAATAGTAAAGGTACATCCGGGACAGGACGGTGTGGTAAGAGTTGCTACAGTAAGGACAGCAACAGGAACTTTGGATAGACCCATTGAGAAGTTGTGTATCCTTCCATCATCGGCTCAGAATGACAACAACAACCAATAGTGGAACAGGCGACCCGTCCACCGGTGCACGAGaggtttcttttcttttctttttcagaAATCCCAGTTATTTCAGGGCGGGCGGGAATGTCTAAGAATGGTAAAACCAATCAACGCACCCCTCGTGTGAAGCAGGAAAGGGCGAAAATGTGTGACGGGACCTACGACGGATTTTTGGTAACGATTGACAACTAGGCTACCCCACATTGATTAGGATTAACAAAAATTGGAAACAACCTACCGGATCAGACGGAATCTGAATCCAAGTTTTTAAATGGAATTTGACCCAAATATATGTCTAAGttagaataaataaatgtagttTTGCGTCAAATAAAGTGTAGTTGTAGTGCAGAGAAATGTAACGTGTAATGATTGTATAAATAAATTGTGTTAAGTGTAATAGATGTTGTGTTGTGGACAATACCTGGAGTAAATCGCACCGAAACACCCAAGGATATAAATATCGACGGCGTCCAAGTCCACCCAAAATAGGAGTCCACCTCAGCTACCAGGAATTATCACCCAACCACGTAAATACAGTCCACATCGGAAGGAGAAAAGGACCAGTTCCCAAACAgtatgtatttcatcaaactcctgtatgaagggccaaacatgggtggggtggttccataagcaagtTACAGCGCTGTTTTGGGTGTGCTTGgtcgaaatggaccccaatgcactaggaaggttgaATAAAAGTAATTAAAAGTTAAATACAATTAGCTATCTGATATTCTTACTACAGCTTTGCCAAAACCAAAATTAACGAAACTTCTAAATTTGTGGGAAGGATGAATTAAGAGGAGTTgtaaatatattgaaaatttttcttcctacagaaaaacaaaaaaaaattaaaaaaatcttttgcttCCTCTAGAATTTATTTTCGAATATCATTTttcggcttcttcttcttcttcattcctaGCAAATTCAGAAGTTTTGTTAATCTTGGTTTTGGCAAAGCTTTAGTAAATATATCAGATATCAACATCTTCTTTTTCGTGCAACTTTTGTTCGCCAATCCTTTAACATAGTTTGCggtgaaaaatcaatgcaacaCCGTCAGCTGACAAATTTGAAgtctaattcaaaatatttactTGTTTCGCTAGTGAAGATAAATTTGATTGTAAATTTAGGATGGCAAAAAAAGCATAACATTCTTGCTTAGTCTATACAACAGCGCTCgttaaatgaaatttattaaaaattatggatGAGCTTCTAATTTGTTCTTCGATAGACCTCCAATTCCATCGCAACTTTTTTATAGGACCACAGAATTCACAGTCGATAATTTCTTTCATTGCATTCTATTTAGTGAAATTtaaaactcatattttttaaatctctttctctctctcttctcAAATCGAATCTTCTCTATCTCTTTATTCAAATAATACCTTAGCGCTAAAGTTTGGGGTCGGGGGTAAGCAAACATGCTCTTATGACTATTGCAGCATTTCAGTATCTCGGTTATCTCTCTTTGTTTTTGGGTTTTGGGGGGGTTGGGCCTTTGTATTCTACTTTTATACTGTTATGGTACACAAAAgtgggaaaaataaaaaaagggaaCTGTTTTGAACTGATTCTGATGATCGCATGATCGGGATCCGTACTGTTTGATTTGTTAAAAGCGTTAAACTAcagttttataaataaaataaattaattacaaGTTTGTTCGATCTTGGGCTTTTTTTCACTTTCCAACGTCTTGCTAGGGACTTCTAATAGTCTTGTTTAGGATGCGGCAGGGGGGCAATAAATTACTAAACACTAATAAACACTACTTACGATTGGTTTCGAAAGATGAAAGGAAGGGGGAAGCCGCTGAAGCGGCACTTAGGCAAAGACGTCATACCTAATACTAAATAGCGAACAGATCAGCAGAACGGAAAATCATCAAGCTCGGTGGCGGATCGGTTCGGCTCGCTTGGGCGCGCACGGGCCGCTCGGTGCAAATTCTCTCATGTGCTAAAACTTTCGTTTCCCTATAAAGATGACTTTGAATATTTGTGTATTTACAAATTGGCGGGCGGCGGGCGGAAGGGGCGCGTCCGATTCGGCGGCCGACAGTGTTTCGATTCGTTACGGGTGTCTCATCACATCACTGATCATCAGCAAATCGATGCGCATTTGGCGAGCACGGTGATGATACTAAATCCTATGGTCGGAATGGGGGTCTTTGACTCTCTTTACTCTTCGTTGGTGGGTTGGCGGGGgtttgttattgttttttttttctctgttaaGGAGTTTGTTGCGGCGGATGAAGAGATAGGAAGAGGTGTGTTTCTGTGAAAGATTAGACGTTTGTGGATGGATCGGTTTTCGTCACGATCTGGCGTGTGGTGTAATTGTGGTAGGTGCTGTGTGTGTTGATTGGAGCGTAGAGTGGAGGAGACCTCAATTTTCCGGCTTCGAACGGTGTGCTGATAGACTCGTCAACGATGCGTTGTCTCGCTTTCTGACTTCCATGTGAAATTGACGGTTAGAGACTAGATCGAGGGGTGCACGTTTCGGTGCTAGGTGGACAGGTTTAGGTTGAAGCGAGAATATGTGGGTTGTGTAGGAGACCCTACGAAGTTCCCCATGACAGTGTGGGGGTCGACACAAAGACTAGAGTTATAGTTACAGGAGCCATAGTTGGTGCGTAGAGTTTTGTAGAAGGAAGTTTCCTAACCTAATATGGTTTCGTTTCGGGGTGTAGGAGTGCAGGAGAGGTGGCTTACGCCTTGGGGGCCTGGGCGCTGTAGGCGAGATCCTGAGCGGTATCGTAGCTACGGGCATAAGGATACTGACCGCTGCCTTGAGACCAGCCCTGAGCACCAGCTCCAGACGACCATCCAGCGCTACCACCGCCAACACCAGCAGACAGGGCGCTGCCTCCCAAAGCACcagcaccagcagcagcagcacctcCAACGGCCTTGGACAGCAGACCTAGAGTTCCGGCACCTTCAACAGCGCCtccgaggaatttcttgacggcGAGAATGACAGCCAGGACGAGGGCGACCTTGGAAACGATCAGAGCCTTGACGGCCAACAAAGCGACTCCACCGAGGAGCAGGGGCAGCAGGGCGAACAGCTTTCCTCCGACAGCCAGGACGAGTGGGCCCAGGACCTTCTTCAGCTTCTTACCTGTAACGAGAACGTGCGTGCAAACAGACGAGAAAGCGATGCCCCCAGATAGAATTGAGTGTGGGTGAAGGATCAGAGGGTGCACAAGATATTGTGCGTGTTGTGCGCAGTAATAGTGTGGCAACAAAATTCGGTAGATCGGTTAGCAAGGTTTGGTTAGTTCAGCGATACGGACCTTTCTTCAGCAGTCTACCTTCTTCGATAGAACGGGCGATGGATTCCTGGGCTTCCTCGGGCAGCTTGAACTGGATGGAGCGGGCAGTGAACAGGCGCTTGGCGGAGTCGACGGCCATATCGAACAGAGCGTCGCTCTTGTCTTCAGCGCTGGCGGGCAGGGTGCTGATAATTTCGTTCTCCGACACGGACTTGCCCATGCGTTCAACCGGGGCGGTCGGGTCTCTGAAAATAGAAACAATTGGTTATATGAAGTAAGGAAAACTTGTTTGATGAAAGATGAACAATTATGCCTTTTTAATTTAGACTAATGGTCCACAACCTTCCCATTTTGGCACTTATCTGTTTAACACCCGGCTCAAAATTCTCTAAATTCAGCACAAACGGTGCTTCAGCAGATTAATTTCGTTCGaaacgaaagaaaaaatgaGAGCATAAATGCGGCACCGGATCGATCAATCCATTTCGCTCAATTAAAGCTCCCAACGGCGCCGTCAAGATAAAGAAGCAATTTAGATGTGGGTCGGTCAAAATTCGGTAGCTGCGCTCAAAATCGGACTTTGACCGCTTCTGATATGCATGTCAGCATCCATCGCCCgagcagtcagtcagtcagtgggAGACAAGAGAAAATGGGAAAGCAGCCAAGCGAGTCAAAAGTGGTTCGCAATGGCCATTTCACTTTTGTGTTTGTTTTGTTGTGGCTGGTACAGAAGTGCTAATTGATTGTCGGGTTGACGGTTTCGATGGGAGACGCATGTGCGAGCGATTTGGGTGCTGGCTGATTGAATAATTGTGACGGCTTTCAAGTACACAGTTCAGACGTCTTCAATTTTGAGGCGATATTTTCTTTGCTCTTATTTTGATTTCGGGACGTTTTCTTTTGTGGTTTGGTGGTTTAACAATTATTGGTCATTACATGagctattgtaatttttttaaagataGCGTAGAATTTTCGTCAATGCGATCCTCCTGTTGCTTCAATGAAAATACAGTTGATAAAAATAGATAAAGAATAATAAGATTTTGtcagtttagttttaaaaagtGACTATTCAAAATTATTCCATTTCCGGCAGATTGAATtatcttagtttttttttaattttctgtcGGCCGCTTTTCTTACGAGTGACAATCATTGATGCCAGAAAGACGACTTCCCCCGCCTACAGACCGTACGCATCTACATCCGAGTCCTACGGCTTTACATACTAAGTAAATTTGCCACGGACGCCGACTAGGATCGAGCCCAGGCTCACAATAATAACAGGCAGGAACGATTATCATCGGTGTCAACGGCATTTGAGTTCGAGCACCTGAGAACAGGCAAGAACATACATTTCAAAATGCTAGTGTTTGCATctcgatttttgaaatttgtgcTTATGAAAGCATGAGGTAGACTTAAAATTGAATTCTAACAGGTTTCACCTTAATGGAATTCGGTTTTGCGTAGGAATATgtgtcaaaataaaaaaaaatataaccaGCGTGAGGGCGTGTCCTTCTTATATTCTCGCCCTTCCTCTCCCCGTCAAAGCACAACGTATTGTACGATGGTCCCTATTGATAAAATAATGATGTAAACATCTACGAATGGCTCCCAAAATCTGACGTTTTCTATGACGATTCCCCTATGTTCTGTTCTAATTACATGGCCTACTTTCTATTTCAAAAGTACGAATAGAGTTCAAACTTTACAATTCTTGCATTTTCGGTCAACaaagttcatatttttattctaCGCTTGCTATGGCGCagcaaaattcaaacaaaaaaattgacAGTTGTCCGATGCTTCATTGTTGAGAATGATGCATCTGAAAATGCAACTGCACTTGAAAACTTTGCAATTTAATTATTTACGCTTACGAATGTcgtttaaaactaaacttgtttgAAATTCTCCTTCTCGTCAACAGGATAAGATGCGGAAAGAAATTTATACGAATCGAATTCCATCGAATATTCGATGGTAAGTCGGTAAGCAAAAATACTCGAGACTGTTCGTTGACTTATTTCCAGGACTTTAGGTCCAAATTTATGACTTTTTCGTCAATTTGTAATAATGAGGGAACATTTTCCCATTACTCCTTacagttttgacgt
Encoded proteins:
- the LOC134206151 gene encoding uncharacterized protein LOC134206151, translated to MKVKHKVTATLKSRVTGFSRKMEFLLLPKVTANLPIANVDMAGWEVPVGVELADPAFFTSKTVDLVLGIQHFFTFFNNGNEVSLGEGFPTLTESVFGWVVSGCVNGLHSNHRISCNIAVSLEELLTRFWSCEEVDAPNNYSPEETRCEDQYIQSVRRDCDGRYTVSLPKDKAALERLGESRDIAFRRFQSLERRLLKEPELRIQYRKFMEDYLELGHMRKVEEQLGSNEGIRCYLPHHPVVKEESTTTKVRVVFDASCKTITGTSLNDTLLAGPVIQDDLRSIILRSRTTQIMVVSDVEKMFRQIRISKEDTPLQSILWRTDPSEIISTYELTTVTYGTKPAPFLATRTLKQLAMDEQIRYPMAAKAATEDVYMDDVISGADNPEEALEMRIQLDEMTQRGGFRLRKWASNCPLVLRGIPETDLAIVKVEGVELDPDPAVRTLGLVWHPGADALKFRFKIPETSRTEILSKRRVLSVIATLFDPLGLIGPVITSAKVFMQLLWCLEDEKGRKLDWDQPLPSVVDTEWRNFQAQLPQLNKLVIDRCVIQPKAANVEMHIFCDASVQAYGACAYTRSVSSSGNVKVVLLTSKSKVAPLKCQSIPRLELCGALLAAQLSERILEAIRMDVEVFFWTDSTCVLQWIKAVPSTWTTFVANRVAKIQGLSEKRIWRHVSGNLNPADLISRGVKPDQLKGCSLWWKGPP
- the LOC134206152 gene encoding uncharacterized protein LOC134206152, which codes for MDILRKVEPTKRRYGVLQVSELREAEYVVIRRMQQNVFNGEWKVLSAGGTVARSSPLRWFHPRLSQDRLIRVGGRLEHSSEREGTKHPIVLPAKHPFTKRLLEHYYHKLLHAGPQLLLGAIRLQYWPLGGRSVAREVVHQCIRCFRVKPKTVEQFMGELPAARVTVSRPFSNTGVDYFGPVYVRLTPRRAAVKAYVAIFICMCTKAVHLELVTDLSTERFIQALRRFIGRRGRVTDIYSDNGTNFVGARNQIKQLFVLLKSREHHETVARECTKDEIQWHFNPPSAPHFGGLWEAAVRSAKFHLLRVLGEQVLTFEDMNTLLVQVEACLNSRPLTAMSDDPNDLEPLTPGHFLIGASLHQLPDRDFSSVPINRLSQIQVAQKICRSYGKDGDESTCRNYKAERSVGVQQSQYQ
- the LOC134225321 gene encoding uncharacterized protein LOC134225321 encodes the protein MKVFVAVFALLVASALAAPAPAEESSSSSGLGMALRYFGTCLESEEMGTCFAVKGITALNRAARASNIEIVPGVTFSRDPTAPVERMGKSVSENEIISTLPASAEDKSDALFDMAVDSAKRLFTARSIQFKLPEEAQESIARSIEEGRLLKKGKKLKKVLGPLVLAVGGKLFALLPLLLGGVALLAVKALIVSKVALVLAVILAVKKFLGGAVEGAGTLGLLSKAVGGAAAAGAGALGGSALSAGVGGGSAGWSSGAGAQGWSQGSGQYPYARSYDTAQDLAYSAQAPKA